Proteins encoded in a region of the Streptomyces sp. PCS3-D2 genome:
- a CDS encoding radical SAM protein, whose protein sequence is MAGYTAPVRASLDVTYACDLRCIHCRTNTGEIPVHIRRKMLSIEQLQDIMLQLDRMGTFEITLTGGEPTIRKGVDDHVIPQGLWSRNSPTPGVVP, encoded by the coding sequence ATGGCCGGCTACACCGCACCTGTACGCGCCAGTCTGGATGTCACTTACGCATGCGACCTGCGCTGCATCCACTGCCGAACGAACACCGGGGAGATCCCCGTCCACATCCGCCGCAAGATGCTGTCCATCGAGCAGTTGCAGGACATCATGCTCCAGCTGGACCGGATGGGGACATTCGAGATCACCCTCACCGGTGGGGAGCCGACGATCCGCAAGGGTGTGGACGATCACGTAATTCCCCAGGGGTTGTGGTCACGTAATTCCCCAACCCCTGGGGTGGTGCCTTGA
- the istA gene encoding IS21 family transposase, with translation MVDVVEIYVHWYAGRSKNQLAASLGVDRKTVRKYLAPAEEAGLAPGGPPMSEADWAKLLKVWFPDLASRRLNQVTWAEIEPHREYVKGLLETTTVTTIHQRLRDEGKLTVSLSTFRRWVTENLPDESARSRVTVLRDDVEPGSEAQIDYGFLGQWINPATGKRHRIWAFVMVLPSSRHMFVRPVVHMDQHAWTQAHVEAFRFFGGVPRRLVPDNLRTAVDRPDLYDPKINKSYAELATYYSTLVDPARAAKPKDKPRVERPMPYVRDSFWSGRQFTSVEQMQAEAVTWASGTAGRRQCRPLGGASPLAVFEAVESAALLPLPDKPFVLARWSTATVGPDIHIKVGRTLYSVPWKLIGRKVDVRSTTTMVQVFHDGDLVKTHAALDQGKRTDSGDYPPEKIAFQMKTPMWCRSQASEVGDACREVIDLLLEVNALYRLRAAQGILGLRKKYGDQRLEAACTKAITVGDPSYRTIKGILIAGTETDPEPETGDAGAAAFLHGPEGLFAASIPSQISDELHDDPGHDDAGDAEEAAR, from the coding sequence GTGGTCGATGTCGTCGAGATCTACGTCCACTGGTATGCGGGCCGGTCGAAGAACCAGCTCGCGGCCTCGTTGGGGGTGGACCGAAAGACGGTCAGGAAGTATCTGGCGCCGGCGGAGGAGGCCGGGCTCGCCCCGGGTGGGCCGCCGATGAGCGAGGCGGACTGGGCCAAGCTGCTGAAGGTCTGGTTCCCGGACCTGGCGAGCCGCCGGTTGAACCAGGTGACATGGGCGGAGATCGAACCGCACCGCGAGTACGTCAAGGGCCTGCTGGAGACCACCACAGTCACCACGATCCACCAGCGCCTGCGGGACGAGGGGAAGTTGACGGTGTCGCTTTCGACGTTCCGCCGGTGGGTGACCGAGAACCTGCCCGATGAGTCGGCCCGGTCTCGGGTGACGGTGCTGCGGGACGACGTGGAGCCGGGCTCAGAGGCCCAGATCGACTACGGCTTCCTCGGCCAGTGGATCAACCCGGCCACCGGGAAGCGGCACCGGATCTGGGCATTCGTGATGGTGCTGCCCAGCTCACGGCACATGTTCGTGCGACCGGTCGTCCACATGGACCAGCACGCCTGGACCCAGGCCCACGTCGAAGCGTTTCGCTTCTTCGGGGGTGTCCCGCGCCGGCTGGTGCCCGACAACCTGCGCACGGCCGTGGACCGGCCGGACCTCTACGACCCGAAGATCAACAAGTCGTATGCCGAGCTCGCGACCTACTACAGCACGCTGGTCGACCCGGCCCGCGCGGCGAAGCCGAAGGACAAACCGCGGGTTGAGCGGCCGATGCCCTATGTCCGTGACTCGTTCTGGAGCGGGCGGCAGTTCACCTCGGTCGAGCAGATGCAGGCCGAGGCCGTGACCTGGGCGAGCGGGACCGCAGGCCGCAGGCAGTGCCGGCCGCTGGGAGGGGCATCGCCGCTGGCGGTGTTCGAGGCGGTCGAGTCGGCGGCCCTGCTGCCGCTGCCGGACAAGCCGTTCGTGCTGGCCCGCTGGTCGACCGCGACCGTGGGCCCGGACATCCACATCAAGGTCGGCCGCACCCTCTACTCGGTGCCCTGGAAGCTGATCGGCCGCAAGGTCGATGTCCGCTCGACCACGACCATGGTCCAGGTCTTCCACGACGGCGACCTCGTCAAGACCCACGCCGCCCTTGACCAGGGAAAACGCACCGATTCGGGCGACTACCCGCCGGAGAAGATCGCGTTTCAGATGAAGACGCCGATGTGGTGCCGCAGCCAGGCGTCTGAGGTCGGCGACGCCTGCCGCGAGGTGATCGACCTGCTGCTGGAGGTCAACGCGCTCTACCGGCTCCGCGCGGCCCAGGGGATCCTCGGCCTGCGGAAGAAGTACGGCGACCAGCGCCTGGAGGCCGCCTGCACCAAGGCGATCACGGTCGGCGACCCGTCCTACCGCACCATCAAGGGCATCCTGATCGCCGGGACCGAGACCGACCCCGAGCCGGAGACCGGCGACGCCGGGGCCGCGGCCTTCCTCCACGGCCCCGAGGGCCTGTTCGCCGCGAGCATCCCCTCCCAGATCTCTGACGAACTCCACGACGACCCCGGTCACGATGACGCCGGCGATGCCGAGGAGGCCGCCCGATGA
- the galE gene encoding UDP-glucose 4-epimerase GalE, translated as MTGGAGYVGSFTVRRLLAAGHDVVVVDNLSTGRRETVRGCHLRVVDILDIAGMGTVFEEFLPEAVIHFAALKSSEESLRDINTYFSVNLTGTQNVLALCARTGVERFVFSSSCAVYGTPQICPVDETAPVRPESPYGETKYLCERVIASYAQATRMRYANLRYFNAAGAADDASLGEYAGPAATQLLPVAVRATLGLAPTLRIFGNDYPTTDGTALRDYIHVEDLAQAHVRVLEGLQEGSQCGPVNLGRGQPVSVRELIDVLHDVSGKETPVAMAPRRPGDPGLSWADPSLALSRFGWRAERDLDLIVRTAWNWHTSTPASLE; from the coding sequence GTGACTGGGGGTGCCGGGTATGTGGGCTCCTTCACCGTACGGCGCCTCCTTGCGGCCGGCCACGACGTCGTGGTTGTCGACAACCTCAGCACGGGCCGCCGCGAAACAGTCCGTGGCTGCCACCTGCGCGTGGTGGACATCCTCGATATCGCCGGCATGGGCACGGTCTTCGAGGAGTTCCTCCCTGAGGCCGTGATCCACTTCGCGGCCCTGAAGTCCTCTGAAGAGTCGCTGCGTGACATCAACACGTACTTCTCCGTCAACCTGACGGGGACGCAGAACGTGCTCGCCCTGTGCGCACGCACCGGTGTGGAGCGCTTCGTCTTCTCCTCCTCGTGCGCCGTGTACGGCACCCCGCAAATCTGCCCGGTGGATGAGACCGCGCCCGTACGGCCCGAAAGTCCGTACGGAGAGACGAAGTACCTGTGCGAGCGCGTCATCGCCTCCTACGCGCAGGCCACCAGGATGCGCTACGCCAACCTGCGGTACTTCAACGCGGCAGGTGCAGCCGACGACGCTTCCCTGGGAGAGTACGCCGGCCCGGCAGCAACCCAACTCCTCCCGGTGGCCGTACGCGCAACCCTGGGCCTGGCGCCCACCCTACGGATCTTCGGCAACGACTACCCGACGACCGACGGGACGGCTCTGCGCGACTACATCCACGTCGAGGATCTCGCCCAGGCCCACGTGCGGGTCCTGGAGGGCCTGCAAGAGGGCAGTCAGTGCGGGCCGGTGAACCTGGGCCGCGGCCAGCCCGTCAGCGTGCGCGAGCTGATCGATGTCTTGCACGACGTCTCCGGGAAGGAGACCCCGGTTGCCATGGCGCCCCGCCGTCCAGGGGACCCAGGTCTGTCCTGGGCCGATCCGAGTCTGGCGCTGAGCCGATTCGGCTGGCGAGCAGAACGCGACCTTGACCTCATCGTTCGCACGGCGTGGAACTGGCACACCAGTACCCCCGCGTCGCTGGAGTGA
- a CDS encoding radical SAM protein, with protein sequence MTAWVGNYLTRNQSPLGKTLTVDSKGFWQLLDVVPKLRHSTVTLITNAAAHTREQLDRIVDSGISSIRVSMDGTRETFAAVRLMDVFDTVVENSIYLRDRVRSFKVLTTVMKTNQHNVFDLAHYLRAHGFRRQDLILVRAHGRGGRNRLLLTEEETMAVHRMVTEFKRDVPATDFDLNLNAPYLVPGEKLRPFQDVVMFPYLVRDSSIAISATGDVTMSRLYSAAPLGNTKDAPVQEIWTQGQLQLVQEQEEFTEERLREIFWDFATGDGPDGPPLTSLLDRQIFEGAEVR encoded by the coding sequence GTGACCGCATGGGTGGGGAATTACCTGACGCGAAACCAGTCACCGCTGGGGAAAACGCTGACCGTCGACAGCAAGGGGTTCTGGCAGCTGCTTGACGTCGTTCCGAAGCTGCGCCATTCGACCGTCACTCTCATCACGAACGCGGCAGCGCACACGCGGGAACAGCTCGACCGCATCGTGGACAGCGGCATTTCGTCCATCCGGGTCAGCATGGACGGCACGCGGGAGACGTTCGCCGCCGTACGGCTCATGGACGTGTTCGACACCGTCGTGGAGAACTCGATCTACCTCCGCGACCGTGTGCGCAGTTTCAAGGTGCTGACCACGGTCATGAAGACCAACCAGCACAACGTGTTCGACCTCGCGCACTACCTGCGAGCCCACGGCTTCCGGCGCCAGGACCTCATCCTGGTCCGGGCGCACGGCCGCGGTGGCCGCAACCGTCTACTCCTGACAGAGGAGGAGACCATGGCGGTCCACCGTATGGTGACCGAGTTCAAGCGGGACGTGCCGGCCACGGACTTCGACCTGAACCTCAACGCGCCCTACTTGGTCCCGGGCGAGAAGCTGCGTCCCTTCCAGGACGTCGTCATGTTCCCCTACCTGGTGCGCGACAGCAGCATCGCGATCTCCGCCACAGGCGACGTGACCATGAGCCGCCTCTACAGTGCCGCGCCCTTGGGGAACACCAAGGATGCTCCCGTGCAAGAGATCTGGACGCAGGGGCAGCTGCAGCTCGTCCAGGAGCAGGAGGAGTTCACCGAGGAGCGTCTGCGCGAGATCTTCTGGGACTTCGCGACCGGTGACGGACCGGACGGTCCCCCGCTCACCTCGCTGCTGGACCGGCAGATCTTCGAAGGCGCGGAGGTGAGGTAG
- the tunA gene encoding UDP-N-acetyl-alpha-D-glucosamine 5,6-dehydratase TunA yields the protein MQRDISKDRILITGGAGFIGGHLARALVASGEEVTVLDDLRVPPMIPPEGTGKFLEKSVLELEERDLSDVRLVYHLASHKSVPRSFKQPLDYLDNVDSGRHLLALCTSVGVPKVVVGSTCEVYGQAGTLPTPESSPLSPLSPYAASKVGLEMVARAHQRASVAPEVGIVRFFNVYGPGERPDALVPRLCANLLTRNELPVEGDGEQRRDFTYITDVVDKLIALANRPLPSVVNFGSGQSLSVNDVVRILQATSPAAEVARKQPRPNEITEFWADTALQTRQIGERSGGIGIEEGIRLTLEWWQSRDLDDIRQRIFQEEGAD from the coding sequence GTGCAAAGAGACATCTCGAAAGACCGGATCCTTATCACCGGAGGCGCCGGATTCATCGGTGGCCACCTTGCCCGCGCGCTGGTGGCATCCGGGGAAGAAGTGACGGTCCTGGACGACCTGCGTGTACCGCCGATGATTCCACCGGAAGGTACTGGGAAGTTCTTAGAAAAATCCGTCTTGGAGTTAGAGGAGAGGGACCTCTCTGACGTACGCCTCGTCTACCACCTGGCGTCGCACAAGAGCGTTCCTCGCTCCTTCAAGCAGCCACTCGACTATCTCGACAACGTGGACTCTGGCCGCCACCTGCTGGCTCTCTGCACGAGTGTTGGCGTGCCGAAGGTAGTCGTCGGGAGTACGTGCGAAGTCTACGGCCAGGCCGGCACCCTGCCGACACCCGAAAGTAGCCCTCTGTCCCCGCTCTCGCCCTACGCCGCGAGCAAGGTCGGACTGGAGATGGTGGCCAGGGCCCACCAGCGCGCCTCAGTCGCTCCAGAGGTGGGCATCGTTCGCTTCTTCAACGTCTACGGCCCCGGCGAACGGCCCGACGCCCTCGTACCCCGACTCTGCGCCAACCTCCTGACCAGGAACGAACTGCCTGTCGAGGGCGACGGTGAGCAGCGTCGCGACTTCACCTACATCACGGATGTCGTGGACAAGCTCATCGCGTTGGCGAACCGACCACTGCCCTCAGTCGTCAACTTCGGTTCCGGCCAGTCCCTCTCCGTGAACGACGTCGTCCGGATCCTGCAGGCGACCTCTCCGGCGGCCGAGGTCGCCCGGAAGCAGCCTCGGCCGAACGAAATCACGGAGTTCTGGGCGGACACCGCCTTGCAGACGCGGCAGATCGGAGAGAGGTCCGGCGGGATCGGAATCGAGGAAGGCATTCGCCTCACTCTCGAATGGTGGCAGTCGCGGGACCTTGACGACATACGCCAGCGTATCTTCCAAGAGGAGGGGGCCGACTGA
- a CDS encoding PIG-L deacetylase family protein, giving the protein MKVLVIAAHPDDEVLGAGATVSALSQQGAVVQIHILAEGISLRHSGVKIEEARDRCRVAARELGAAEVSFGGLAADGRLLADLPQRQVVDAVSHALREAQPEVVFTHHPGDIHADHRSVAHAVGYGTRILGSGSVRQVLHFEVLSSTEQQSGLVAPFTPNLFYDVTGHVEAKCRALAAYPYELYDPPHPRSLAAVRTLASYRGTQVGVEAAEAFMIGRELRGPMAAVPSGVDVR; this is encoded by the coding sequence GTGAAGGTCCTTGTCATCGCCGCACACCCGGATGACGAGGTTCTCGGTGCCGGGGCCACGGTGTCGGCATTGAGCCAGCAGGGCGCGGTGGTCCAGATCCACATCCTCGCCGAGGGTATCTCGCTGCGGCATTCGGGGGTAAAGATCGAGGAGGCGCGGGATCGCTGCCGGGTGGCGGCCAGGGAGCTCGGTGCGGCCGAGGTGTCGTTCGGCGGTCTGGCGGCCGACGGACGCCTCCTGGCCGACCTCCCCCAGCGACAGGTCGTCGATGCGGTTAGCCACGCCCTGCGTGAGGCACAGCCCGAAGTGGTCTTCACTCACCACCCTGGCGACATCCACGCGGACCACCGCAGCGTCGCCCATGCAGTGGGGTACGGCACCCGCATCCTCGGGTCCGGCTCCGTTCGGCAGGTGCTGCACTTCGAGGTCCTGTCTTCCACGGAACAGCAATCGGGCCTGGTGGCGCCGTTCACCCCCAACCTGTTCTACGACGTCACCGGGCACGTCGAAGCCAAGTGCCGGGCACTTGCCGCCTACCCGTACGAGCTGTACGACCCGCCCCACCCTCGCTCCCTGGCGGCCGTTCGGACGCTGGCTTCATACCGGGGGACGCAGGTGGGAGTGGAAGCGGCTGAGGCATTCATGATCGGACGAGAACTACGCGGCCCCATGGCAGCGGTTCCCAGTGGAGTTGATGTGCGATGA
- a CDS encoding IS3 family transposase codes for MTFLDERGDLGVEPVLRELHIPSSTYYRWRQAVKEPCERRRRDAELTGRIRQVHEESGGIYGSPRVHAVLRREGTRVGRKRVERLMREAGLAGISPRKSKGFTRRDPDSDLAPDLVRRDFTADGPNRLWVTDLTMIPTGEGPLWLSAIRDAFSRRVVAWETSARADADLVLTSLEYALASREPAPGELVHHADHGCQYTSVKLTTRLVRAGIQASMGSVGDSYDNALAENLWMVIKTECIRSRVFATRAEANLALFEYIDGFYNPRRIQKRLGYLSPIEYEEKHYTNQATTEQVNLKPRQPALTS; via the coding sequence CTGACGTTCCTCGACGAACGCGGTGATCTCGGTGTCGAGCCCGTACTCCGGGAACTGCACATCCCCTCCTCCACCTACTACCGCTGGCGCCAGGCGGTGAAGGAGCCGTGCGAGCGACGCCGCAGGGACGCGGAGCTGACGGGCAGGATCCGCCAGGTCCACGAGGAGTCCGGCGGCATCTACGGCTCACCCCGAGTGCACGCCGTCCTCAGACGCGAGGGCACTCGCGTCGGCCGTAAACGGGTCGAACGGCTCATGCGGGAAGCCGGCCTGGCAGGGATCAGCCCCCGCAAGTCCAAAGGCTTCACCCGCCGCGACCCGGACTCCGACCTCGCACCCGACCTGGTCAGACGCGACTTCACCGCCGACGGGCCGAACCGGCTGTGGGTCACCGACCTGACCATGATCCCCACCGGGGAGGGGCCGCTGTGGCTGTCCGCGATCCGCGACGCGTTCTCCCGCCGGGTCGTGGCCTGGGAAACCTCCGCCCGCGCCGACGCCGACCTGGTCCTCACCTCGCTGGAATACGCCCTCGCCAGCCGCGAGCCCGCCCCCGGCGAGCTCGTCCATCACGCCGACCACGGCTGTCAATACACGTCCGTGAAGCTCACAACACGCCTGGTCAGGGCCGGCATCCAGGCGTCCATGGGCTCGGTCGGCGACTCGTACGACAACGCCCTCGCGGAGAACCTGTGGATGGTCATCAAGACCGAATGCATCCGCAGCCGCGTCTTCGCCACACGTGCCGAGGCGAACCTCGCGCTCTTCGAGTACATCGACGGCTTCTACAACCCCCGCCGCATCCAGAAACGGCTCGGCTACCTCAGCCCCATCGAGTACGAGGAGAAGCACTACACCAACCAGGCAACGACCGAACAAGTGAACCTGAAACCACGTCAACCCGCTCTGACCAGCTAG
- a CDS encoding histidine phosphatase family protein has protein sequence MHLYLLRHAEDRSGKFDPHQDRLTERGRRQAQAAAHWLAEQRPTELRTSVLPRARQTADIVAAHTGLAAREDPRLNEIVWSPVAGELLPNPREDRLHPPPPGAESWHVFMTRVATCMSELCHQASEDQRIVLVTHSGFFDAVNELLCGGTGRVELLVAHAGITHWQYRPGDSGGAWLLHQHNVTFAPQTLMDHGSLSTAELST, from the coding sequence ATGCACCTCTACCTACTGCGCCACGCCGAGGACCGTTCCGGAAAGTTCGACCCGCACCAGGATCGCCTGACCGAGCGAGGACGCCGACAGGCGCAGGCTGCGGCTCATTGGCTGGCTGAGCAGCGTCCCACAGAGCTTCGCACCAGTGTGCTTCCCCGCGCCCGGCAGACCGCCGACATCGTCGCGGCGCACACCGGCCTTGCCGCACGGGAGGATCCGCGCCTCAACGAGATCGTCTGGTCGCCGGTCGCGGGTGAGCTTCTGCCGAACCCGCGGGAGGACCGGCTCCATCCGCCGCCGCCGGGGGCGGAGTCATGGCATGTGTTCATGACGCGGGTCGCCACATGCATGAGCGAGCTGTGTCATCAGGCGTCGGAGGACCAGCGGATTGTGTTGGTCACCCACAGTGGCTTCTTCGACGCTGTCAATGAACTGCTGTGTGGCGGGACCGGCAGGGTAGAGCTGCTGGTTGCGCACGCTGGAATCACACACTGGCAGTACCGTCCCGGAGACTCGGGTGGTGCCTGGCTTCTGCACCAACACAATGTCACCTTCGCCCCACAGACCCTGATGGATCACGGATCCCTGAGCACAGCGGAGTTGAGCACATGA
- the istB gene encoding IS21-like element helper ATPase IstB encodes MSVLDTALRESLKTLRLSGMLETLDARLAQAHGGELGHLDFLQVLCQDEITRRETVAFQRRLQRAKFEQQVTLEEFDFTASSKLPAAQIRDLAALRWLHAGESVILFGPVGVGKTHVAQALGHLSVRQGANVRFAKTSRILAELAGGHADRTWDKRMRELIRPDVLILDDFAMRQLTAAQADDLYELVSERQGRSLIITSNRAPSDWYPLFPNPVVAESLLDRLINTSHQVIMNGPSYRPNKRPRNPADKPDKPSAN; translated from the coding sequence ATGAGCGTGCTGGACACCGCCCTGCGCGAGTCGCTCAAGACGCTTCGGCTGTCGGGGATGCTTGAGACCCTGGACGCCCGGCTGGCCCAGGCCCACGGCGGCGAGCTCGGACACCTGGACTTCCTTCAGGTCCTCTGCCAGGACGAGATCACCCGCCGCGAGACCGTGGCCTTCCAACGACGGCTCCAACGCGCGAAGTTCGAGCAGCAGGTGACCCTGGAGGAGTTCGACTTCACCGCCTCCTCCAAGCTGCCCGCGGCCCAGATCCGGGACCTGGCCGCACTGCGCTGGCTCCACGCCGGAGAGTCGGTGATCTTGTTCGGGCCCGTCGGCGTCGGCAAAACACACGTCGCCCAGGCCCTCGGCCATCTCTCCGTCCGGCAGGGCGCGAACGTCCGGTTCGCCAAGACCAGCCGGATCCTGGCCGAGCTGGCCGGCGGCCACGCGGACCGCACCTGGGACAAGCGCATGCGCGAGCTCATCCGCCCCGACGTCCTGATCCTCGACGACTTCGCCATGCGCCAACTGACTGCGGCCCAGGCCGACGACCTCTACGAACTCGTCTCCGAGCGGCAGGGACGCTCCCTGATCATCACCAGCAACCGGGCACCCAGCGACTGGTATCCCCTCTTCCCCAACCCCGTCGTCGCCGAGTCCCTGCTCGACCGCCTGATCAACACCAGCCACCAAGTCATCATGAACGGCCCCAGCTACCGCCCGAACAAGCGCCCAAGGAACCCCGCCGACAAGCCCGATAAGCCCTCAGCCAACTGA
- a CDS encoding glycosyltransferase family 4 protein yields the protein MEIIFTVSDQVWGGKHRYMHDMALGLAQAGHAVTVLAEEGGAMLEQCRAAGVTTVSVPAFASDDAAEAVCRALRHRRPHIVCVSGRADAAAVHHAQSQGATDAAVCLFRHSAFPLGTTDEVRDLFTGVNLVFTTSREQRQRQFEPLINAGVLKDEQVEILTSGVGEPLLAALDAADRGAGRKELGAESDQFVFLVLARLAWEKGIDQVIDAFADLELPPDAAPPLLVVAGEGPLEAELRGQTIERGVAERVRFLGHQDHVAPVIKASDAVVLTSTVPETGPLALKEAMAAGRPVIASVQGGIPEFVEDERHGLLVIDDEDLRQAMQRLLSDREAAETMGAAGSESVRGGHRAVRRVEYLAHRLDLLALEQLTPETVLHEVVWDDVRLREETQGGFVFVPRTSHIMELDSATYAVVRTAVEAGDPLQLTKLPEETLGVLAHRLYAMGALVRQDGQATPAARTADGERPVTEPT from the coding sequence ATGGAGATCATCTTCACTGTCTCCGATCAGGTATGGGGCGGCAAACACCGCTACATGCACGACATGGCGCTCGGGCTGGCGCAGGCAGGCCATGCGGTCACCGTACTCGCGGAGGAGGGTGGAGCCATGCTTGAGCAGTGCCGTGCCGCCGGGGTGACGACCGTGAGTGTGCCGGCGTTCGCCAGCGACGACGCGGCCGAGGCGGTTTGCAGGGCGCTGCGGCATCGTCGTCCTCATATCGTGTGTGTCTCCGGCCGCGCGGACGCCGCCGCGGTCCACCACGCCCAGTCGCAGGGCGCGACTGATGCCGCCGTGTGCCTCTTCCGGCACTCGGCGTTCCCTTTGGGAACCACCGACGAGGTGCGCGACCTGTTCACCGGCGTGAACCTGGTCTTCACCACGTCACGGGAACAGCGTCAACGCCAGTTCGAGCCGCTGATCAACGCCGGTGTCTTGAAGGACGAACAGGTCGAGATACTCACCAGTGGCGTCGGGGAGCCTCTGCTCGCGGCTCTGGACGCCGCCGACCGCGGCGCCGGTCGAAAGGAACTCGGAGCCGAATCAGACCAGTTCGTCTTCCTCGTGCTGGCCCGCCTGGCCTGGGAGAAGGGCATCGACCAGGTGATCGACGCCTTCGCTGACCTGGAGCTGCCGCCGGACGCCGCGCCCCCGCTGCTGGTGGTCGCGGGTGAGGGGCCGCTGGAGGCAGAACTACGAGGCCAGACCATCGAACGGGGTGTCGCCGAACGGGTCCGATTCCTCGGCCACCAGGATCACGTCGCCCCGGTAATCAAGGCCAGTGACGCCGTGGTCCTCACCAGCACGGTTCCCGAGACCGGCCCGCTCGCGCTCAAGGAGGCCATGGCCGCCGGCCGCCCCGTCATCGCCTCTGTCCAGGGCGGCATCCCGGAGTTCGTCGAGGACGAGCGGCACGGTCTGCTGGTCATCGACGACGAGGACCTGCGGCAGGCGATGCAGCGGCTCCTGAGCGACCGCGAAGCCGCCGAGACCATGGGAGCCGCCGGATCCGAGTCGGTTCGCGGCGGACATCGTGCAGTACGACGCGTGGAGTACCTCGCCCACCGTCTCGATCTCCTGGCCCTGGAACAGCTCACCCCGGAGACGGTCCTTCACGAAGTGGTGTGGGACGACGTACGGCTGCGTGAAGAGACACAAGGCGGCTTCGTCTTCGTGCCGCGTACATCGCACATCATGGAACTGGACAGCGCTACGTACGCTGTCGTGCGCACCGCGGTCGAAGCCGGTGACCCACTCCAGTTGACCAAGCTCCCCGAAGAGACGCTAGGTGTGCTTGCACACCGGCTCTACGCCATGGGCGCGCTGGTCCGGCAGGATGGTCAGGCGACGCCTGCGGCCCGCACCGCGGACGGCGAACGACCGGTTACGGAGCCCACGTGA
- a CDS encoding alkaline phosphatase family protein yields the protein MSGRRRRMVVICVDGGLPGIIREHDFFNLSRAMPTLPGTAVHELHSIYPSSTAPSHASFLTGTYPSGHGIVGNRFWERESVAEIRRRSDDPLSSFHPYEESSLTAPSLLDWFARQGASAAAVHFPQTFSRNAQLAIPSCY from the coding sequence ATGAGCGGGCGGCGCAGGCGTATGGTCGTCATCTGTGTCGACGGCGGGCTTCCCGGGATCATCCGCGAGCACGACTTCTTCAATCTGAGCCGGGCCATGCCGACACTTCCCGGCACTGCCGTGCACGAGCTGCACAGCATCTACCCCTCGTCCACAGCGCCCTCCCACGCGTCCTTTCTTACCGGGACGTACCCGAGCGGGCACGGGATCGTGGGGAACCGCTTCTGGGAGCGGGAGAGTGTTGCGGAGATCCGCCGGCGCTCGGACGATCCGCTTTCATCGTTTCACCCCTACGAGGAAAGCTCGCTCACCGCACCGAGCCTGCTCGACTGGTTTGCCCGGCAAGGGGCGTCGGCCGCCGCCGTCCACTTCCCGCAGACCTTCTCCCGCAACGCCCAGCTCGCGATCCCCAGCTGCTACTGA
- the tunC gene encoding N-acetyl-D-glucosaminyl-tunicaminyl-uracil acyltransferase TunC: MSREALIRLYDLTPSQPLLDALSSATASPDIARVVPRFKGAAGPRAQSLVELHREGTLLGRCGINLKGPGTVGACEVAAVVAPAERAGMHWLLVHVALERLQWLGYAYAMTEVSEYADHFPSVLRQAAWWIPDSSERKSAAARDDKSLEWADLFIDFRTWTPSSTPTSLTVNGRDLWVRRPEASEELLIVDWLRETFGGGWASEIHRSFSRDPISSVIVVDRNKELPPKDRLLGFLAYDTARLGMLSAIALVPEARGRDLSLATALIEECLREARASGMTYAVLGGVGNARLAALRTFSALWTIPGSCPGIFGRGVRN, encoded by the coding sequence TTGTCCAGGGAGGCCCTCATACGCCTGTACGACCTCACGCCGTCCCAGCCTCTGCTCGACGCTCTGAGCTCTGCCACCGCATCGCCCGATATCGCTCGTGTCGTTCCCCGGTTCAAAGGGGCCGCTGGGCCGCGAGCCCAGTCCTTGGTCGAACTGCACCGGGAAGGGACGCTTCTGGGCCGGTGTGGCATCAACCTCAAGGGCCCGGGCACAGTCGGCGCCTGCGAGGTGGCCGCCGTCGTCGCCCCGGCGGAGCGGGCGGGCATGCACTGGCTTCTCGTCCATGTCGCACTCGAGCGGCTTCAGTGGCTGGGGTATGCCTACGCGATGACGGAAGTCAGCGAATACGCGGACCACTTCCCGTCGGTGCTGCGGCAGGCGGCGTGGTGGATTCCCGATTCCAGCGAACGCAAGAGCGCGGCGGCGCGGGACGACAAGAGCCTTGAATGGGCGGATCTCTTCATCGACTTCCGGACCTGGACGCCGAGTTCCACTCCCACGTCTCTTACGGTCAACGGCCGAGACCTGTGGGTGCGCCGTCCCGAAGCGAGTGAGGAGCTGCTGATTGTCGACTGGCTCAGAGAGACCTTCGGTGGAGGCTGGGCGAGCGAGATCCACCGGTCGTTCTCACGGGATCCGATCTCGTCTGTGATCGTGGTCGACCGGAACAAGGAACTGCCGCCCAAGGACCGCTTGCTCGGCTTCCTTGCCTACGACACTGCGCGGCTCGGGATGCTGTCTGCGATTGCGCTCGTGCCCGAGGCACGCGGTCGCGATCTGTCCTTGGCGACAGCGCTCATCGAGGAGTGTCTGCGCGAAGCGCGAGCCAGCGGCATGACCTATGCCGTGCTGGGAGGCGTAGGCAACGCCCGCTTGGCGGCTCTTCGCACATTCAGTGCTTTATGGACCATTCCTGGCTCGTGCCCGGGAATCTTCGGGAGGGGTGTTCGGAACTAA